The Lutibacter profundi genome includes a region encoding these proteins:
- the rplK gene encoding 50S ribosomal protein L11 has protein sequence MAKEVSKVVKLQVRGGAANPSPPVGPALGAAGVNIMEFCKQFNARTQDKQGKVLPVAITVYKDKSFDFVVKTPPAAVQILEAAKIKKGSPEPNRNKVATVTWDQLKTIAEDKMVDLNAFTVESAMLMMAGTARSMGIKVKGKAPVKQ, from the coding sequence ATGGCAAAAGAAGTAAGTAAGGTTGTAAAATTACAAGTTCGAGGAGGTGCTGCAAACCCATCACCACCAGTTGGACCTGCTTTAGGTGCTGCCGGAGTTAATATAATGGAGTTCTGTAAGCAATTTAATGCAAGAACTCAAGATAAACAAGGAAAAGTTTTACCAGTAGCAATTACTGTATATAAAGATAAATCTTTTGATTTTGTTGTAAAAACTCCACCAGCAGCTGTACAAATATTAGAAGCAGCCAAAATAAAAAAAGGTTCTCCAGAACCTAATCGAAATAAAGTAGCTACAGTTACTTGGGATCAATTGAAAACAATTGCAGAAGATAAAATGGTAGATTTGAATGCATTTACTGTTGAGTCTGCTATGCTAATGATGGCTGGTACTGCACGTTCAATGGGTATTAAAGTAAAAGGGAAAGCTCCTGTAAAACAATAA
- the rplJ gene encoding 50S ribosomal protein L10, which produces MTREEKSQVIEALTTQLTEGNIIYLADISGLNALDTSNLRRACFKANVKLAVVKNTLLEKAMEKSDKDFGDLPGILKGNTSLMFSETGNAPAKVIKEFRKKSDKPVLKGAYVEEAIYVGDDQLDMLVSIKSKEELIGDIISLLQSPAKNVISALQSGGNKLSGILKTLSEK; this is translated from the coding sequence ATGACGAGAGAAGAAAAATCACAAGTAATAGAAGCTTTAACAACACAGTTAACTGAAGGTAATATTATCTATTTAGCAGATATTTCAGGATTAAATGCTTTAGATACATCTAATTTACGTAGAGCTTGTTTTAAAGCAAATGTAAAACTAGCTGTTGTTAAAAATACCTTGCTTGAAAAAGCAATGGAAAAATCTGATAAGGATTTTGGAGATCTACCAGGAATATTAAAAGGAAATACTTCCTTAATGTTTTCGGAAACAGGTAATGCTCCTGCAAAAGTTATTAAAGAATTTCGTAAAAAATCTGATAAGCCCGTATTAAAAGGAGCTTATGTTGAAGAAGCAATTTATGTTGGAGATGACCAATTAGATATGCTTGTAAGCATTAAGTCTAAAGAAGAACTTATTGGAGATATTATTTCATTATTACAATCACCAGCTAAAAACGTTATTTCAGCGTTACAGTCTGGAGGTAATAAACTATCAGGAATTCTGAAAACATTATCAGAAAAATAA
- the rplL gene encoding 50S ribosomal protein L7/L12: MADLKDFAEQLVNLTVKEVNELANILKDEYGIEPAAAAVAVAGPAAGGEDAAEEQTEFDVILKAAGQSKLAVVKLVKELTGLGLKEAKGIVDSAPAPIKEGISKDEAEGLKASLEEAGAEVELK; encoded by the coding sequence ATGGCAGATTTAAAAGATTTCGCAGAACAACTTGTTAACTTAACAGTAAAAGAAGTAAATGAGTTAGCTAATATTTTAAAAGACGAATATGGTATTGAACCAGCAGCAGCAGCAGTTGCAGTTGCAGGACCAGCAGCTGGTGGAGAAGATGCAGCTGAAGAACAAACTGAATTCGACGTAATTTTAAAAGCAGCAGGTCAATCTAAATTAGCAGTTGTTAAATTGGTTAAAGAATTAACTGGTTTAGGATTAAAAGAAGCTAAAGGGATTGTAGATAGCGCACCAGCACCAATTAAAGAAGGTATATCTAAAGATGAAGCTGAAGGATTAAAAGCGTCATTAGAAGAAGCAGGAGCAGAGGTTGAGCTTAAGTAA
- the rpoC gene encoding DNA-directed RNA polymerase subunit beta' produces MARKNEKYTVKKFNKISIGLASPEAILEKSRGEVLKPETINYRTHKPERDGLFCERIFGPIKDYECACGKYKRIRYKGIVCDRCGVEVTEKKVRRDRVGHINLVVPVAHIWYFKSLPNKMGYLLGLPSKKLDMIIYYERYVVIQPAGATNSEGEPLQKMDFLTEEEYLDILESFPPENQYLDDNDPDKFIAKMGAACLIDLFNRIDLDELSYELRHKANTETSKQRKTEALKRLNVVQAFRDANKNRENRPEWMIMKVIPVTPPELRPLVPLDGGRFATSDLNDLYRRVIIRNNRLKRLVEIKAPEVILRNEKRMLQESVDSLFDNTRKSSAVKTESNRPLKSLSDSLKGKQGRFRQNLLGKRVDYSARSVIVVGPELKLSECGIPKDMAAELYKPFVIRKLIERGIVKTVKSAKKIIDKREPVVWDILENVLKGHPVLLNRAPTLHRLGIQAFQPKLIEGKAIQLHPLACTAFNADFDGDQMAVHLPLGPEAILECQLLMLGSHNILNPANGAPITVPSQDMVLGLYYMTKERKSTPEYHVKGEGLTFYSPQEVTIAFNENQVDLNARIKVRTKDFNEKGELVNQIIETTVGRVLFNEVVPIEAGYINEVLTKKSLRDIIGKVLKVTDVPTTGKFLDAMKSMGYTFAFKGGLSFSLGDIIIPPEKYTMIAEANAQVDNIMVNYNMGMLTNKERYNQVIDIWGSTNNRLTELSMKRLREDQQGFNSVFMMLDSGARGSKEQIRQLTGMRGLMAKPKKSTSSGGEIIENPILSNFKEGLSILEYFISTHGARKGLADTALKTADAGYLTRRLVDVSQDVIINEDDCGTLRGLIVQPLKKNDEIVETLSERIEGRVSLHDVVDPITEEILVNSGDEISEEIAKRIENSPINGVEVRSALTCEAKKGICAKCYGHSLSTKKMVQKGEAVGVVAAQSIGEPGTQLTLRTFHVGGVAGNISEDNNLQTKFAGKAVIDDLRTVKGTDNDGKSINIVISRTSEIKVVDEKTGLILSTNNIPYGSTIFVKNGQKLKKDDIICKWDPFNGVIVSEFAGTIQFENIEVGINYLVEIDEQTGFQEMVIIESKNKKTIPTLLVMDDNDNVIRSYNLPVGAHLIVEDGEKIVSGKVIVKIPRKSGRSGDITGGLPRVTELFEARNPSNPAVVSEIDGVVSFGKIKRGNREIIVESKLGEIKKYLIKLSNQILVQENDFIKAGMPLSEGAVTPNDILNIQGPGKVQEYLVNEIQEVYRLQGVKINDKHFEVVVRQMMRKVKIIDSGDTLFLENQLIHKNDFIQENDKIYGMKVVENAGDSENLKEGQIISSRQLRDENSVLRREDKNLVEARDAKPATAEQILQGITRASLQTKSFISAASFQETTKVLNEAAVSGKVDTLEGLKENVIVGKRIPAGTGMREYDNIIVGSKEEMESSL; encoded by the coding sequence ATGGCAAGAAAAAACGAGAAATACACTGTAAAAAAATTTAACAAAATTTCAATTGGTTTAGCATCTCCAGAAGCAATTCTAGAGAAATCAAGAGGAGAAGTGTTAAAACCTGAAACTATTAATTACCGCACACATAAACCTGAAAGAGATGGATTATTTTGCGAACGTATTTTTGGACCAATAAAAGATTATGAATGTGCTTGTGGGAAATACAAGAGAATTCGTTACAAAGGAATAGTTTGTGACCGTTGTGGTGTTGAAGTAACCGAAAAGAAAGTTCGAAGAGATAGAGTAGGACATATTAACTTGGTGGTTCCTGTAGCTCACATTTGGTATTTTAAATCACTACCTAATAAAATGGGGTATCTGTTAGGGTTACCGTCTAAAAAGTTAGATATGATTATTTACTACGAACGTTATGTAGTAATTCAACCAGCTGGAGCAACAAATTCAGAAGGGGAACCATTGCAAAAAATGGATTTCTTAACAGAAGAGGAATATTTAGATATTCTTGAAAGTTTTCCACCTGAAAATCAATACTTAGATGATAATGATCCTGATAAGTTTATAGCTAAAATGGGGGCAGCTTGTTTAATTGATTTATTCAATCGTATTGACTTAGATGAATTATCTTATGAGTTGAGACACAAAGCAAATACTGAAACATCTAAACAACGTAAAACAGAAGCATTAAAAAGGTTAAATGTTGTTCAAGCATTTAGAGATGCCAATAAAAATAGAGAAAATCGTCCAGAATGGATGATAATGAAAGTAATACCGGTAACTCCACCAGAATTACGCCCATTAGTACCTTTAGATGGTGGTAGATTTGCAACATCAGATTTGAATGATTTGTACCGAAGAGTTATTATACGTAACAATCGTTTAAAAAGATTGGTTGAAATTAAAGCTCCTGAAGTAATTTTACGTAATGAAAAGCGTATGTTACAAGAATCAGTAGATTCATTATTTGATAATACACGTAAATCCTCAGCAGTTAAAACAGAATCTAATAGACCACTAAAATCTTTATCAGATTCGTTAAAAGGAAAGCAAGGGCGTTTTCGTCAGAACTTACTAGGTAAACGTGTAGATTATTCTGCGCGTTCTGTAATTGTTGTAGGTCCAGAGTTAAAGTTATCTGAATGTGGTATTCCAAAAGATATGGCTGCAGAACTTTATAAACCTTTTGTAATTCGAAAATTAATAGAAAGAGGAATTGTAAAAACAGTTAAATCTGCAAAGAAAATTATAGATAAAAGAGAACCGGTTGTATGGGATATTTTAGAAAATGTTTTAAAAGGACATCCTGTATTACTTAACCGGGCTCCTACATTACACCGTTTAGGTATTCAAGCTTTTCAACCAAAATTAATTGAAGGAAAAGCCATACAATTACACCCATTGGCCTGTACAGCATTTAATGCCGATTTTGATGGTGACCAAATGGCAGTACATTTACCATTAGGGCCTGAAGCTATTTTAGAGTGTCAGTTATTAATGTTAGGCTCTCATAATATTTTAAATCCAGCAAACGGAGCACCAATTACGGTACCATCTCAAGATATGGTGTTGGGATTGTATTATATGACCAAGGAAAGAAAATCTACTCCTGAATATCACGTAAAAGGAGAAGGGTTAACTTTTTATTCTCCGCAAGAAGTTACTATTGCTTTTAATGAAAATCAAGTTGATTTAAATGCAAGAATTAAAGTAAGAACAAAAGATTTTAATGAAAAAGGTGAACTTGTTAACCAAATAATTGAAACTACAGTTGGTAGAGTGTTATTTAATGAAGTTGTTCCAATTGAAGCAGGTTATATTAATGAAGTACTTACTAAAAAATCTTTGAGAGATATTATTGGAAAAGTATTAAAAGTAACAGATGTTCCAACTACAGGGAAGTTTTTAGATGCAATGAAATCTATGGGATATACCTTTGCATTTAAAGGAGGTTTATCATTTAGTTTGGGAGATATTATCATTCCACCAGAGAAGTATACAATGATTGCTGAAGCAAATGCACAGGTTGACAATATTATGGTAAACTATAATATGGGTATGCTAACTAATAAGGAACGTTATAACCAAGTAATTGATATTTGGGGATCTACAAATAATCGTTTAACTGAACTTTCAATGAAACGTTTACGTGAAGATCAACAAGGATTTAATTCGGTATTTATGATGTTAGACTCAGGTGCAAGGGGTTCTAAAGAACAAATTCGCCAGTTAACAGGTATGCGTGGATTAATGGCAAAACCTAAAAAATCTACATCTAGTGGTGGTGAAATTATTGAAAATCCAATTTTATCAAACTTTAAAGAAGGTTTATCAATTTTAGAGTATTTTATTTCAACTCACGGTGCACGTAAAGGTTTAGCCGATACAGCATTAAAAACTGCAGATGCAGGTTATTTAACACGTAGATTAGTTGATGTTTCACAAGATGTTATTATTAATGAAGATGATTGTGGTACATTAAGAGGGTTAATAGTACAACCACTTAAAAAGAATGATGAAATTGTTGAGACTTTAAGCGAAAGAATTGAAGGACGTGTATCTTTACATGATGTTGTTGATCCTATTACGGAAGAAATATTGGTTAATTCTGGTGATGAAATTTCTGAAGAAATAGCAAAACGTATTGAAAATTCACCTATAAACGGAGTGGAAGTACGTTCTGCATTAACATGCGAAGCTAAAAAAGGTATTTGTGCAAAATGTTACGGTCATAGTTTATCAACCAAAAAAATGGTACAAAAGGGTGAAGCTGTTGGAGTTGTGGCAGCACAATCCATTGGTGAGCCTGGTACACAGTTAACACTTAGAACATTCCACGTTGGGGGTGTTGCTGGTAATATTTCAGAAGACAATAACTTGCAAACTAAGTTTGCCGGAAAAGCTGTAATTGATGATTTAAGAACGGTTAAAGGAACTGATAATGATGGGAAAAGTATTAATATTGTAATTTCTAGAACATCTGAAATTAAAGTTGTTGATGAAAAAACTGGTTTAATTCTTAGTACAAATAATATCCCTTACGGTTCAACTATTTTTGTTAAAAATGGTCAAAAACTTAAAAAAGACGATATAATTTGTAAATGGGATCCATTTAATGGAGTAATTGTTTCAGAATTTGCGGGAACAATACAGTTTGAAAATATTGAAGTTGGTATTAACTATCTTGTTGAAATTGATGAGCAAACAGGTTTCCAAGAAATGGTTATTATTGAATCTAAAAACAAAAAAACGATTCCAACACTATTAGTGATGGATGACAATGATAACGTGATTAGATCTTATAACTTACCAGTAGGTGCACATTTAATTGTTGAAGATGGTGAAAAAATTGTATCAGGTAAGGTAATCGTTAAAATACCTCGTAAATCAGGAAGATCTGGTGATATTACGGGAGGTTTACCACGTGTAACAGAATTATTTGAAGCACGTAACCCATCTAACCCTGCTGTTGTTTCTGAAATTGACGGAGTCGTTTCTTTTGGAAAAATTAAGCGTGGAAATCGAGAAATTATTGTAGAATCTAAATTAGGAGAGATTAAAAAATATTTAATTAAACTTTCTAATCAAATTTTGGTTCAAGAAAATGATTTTATCAAAGCAGGGATGCCTTTATCAGAAGGAGCTGTTACACCAAACGACATCTTAAATATTCAAGGGCCAGGTAAGGTTCAAGAGTATTTAGTAAATGAAATTCAAGAAGTATATCGTTTGCAAGGGGTGAAAATTAACGACAAGCATTTTGAAGTTGTAGTTCGTCAAATGATGCGTAAGGTTAAAATTATAGATTCTGGAGATACATTATTTTTAGAAAATCAATTGATTCATAAAAACGATTTTATTCAAGAAAATGATAAAATTTATGGAATGAAAGTTGTTGAGAATGCAGGAGATTCTGAGAATTTAAAAGAAGGTCAAATAATTAGCTCTCGTCAATTACGCGATGAAAATTCTGTATTGCGAAGAGAAGATAAAAATTTAGTTGAAGCTAGAGATGCTAAACCAGCAACGGCTGAGCAAATTTTACAAGGTATTACTAGAGCTTCTTTACAAACTAAATCATTTATTTCTGCGGCATCGTTCCAAGAAACAACTAAAGTATTAAATGAAGCTGCTGTTAGTGGTAAAGTTGATACATTGGAAGGATTGAAAGAAAATGTAATTGTTGGTAAACGAATTCCAGCAGGTACAGGTATGAGAGAATACGATAATATTATTGTAGGCTCAAAAGAAGAAATGGAATCAAGTTTATAA
- a CDS encoding DUF3467 domain-containing protein → MSDQKSKNEGQINIELDEKIAEGIYANLAIINHSVSEFIVDFVSVMPGQPKAKVKSRIILTPQHAKRLVKALAENVKRFEKSHGEIKDYEQPPIPMNFGPTGEA, encoded by the coding sequence ATGAGTGATCAAAAATCTAAAAACGAGGGACAAATTAATATTGAACTAGATGAAAAAATAGCCGAAGGGATATATGCAAATTTGGCCATTATTAATCATTCAGTATCTGAATTTATTGTTGATTTTGTTAGTGTTATGCCAGGGCAACCGAAGGCGAAAGTTAAATCGAGAATAATTTTAACGCCTCAACATGCAAAGAGGTTAGTAAAAGCACTCGCTGAAAATGTAAAAAGATTTGAGAAAAGTCATGGAGAAATAAAAGATTATGAACAGCCTCCAATACCAATGAATTTTGGACCCACTGGAGAAGCATAA
- the rplA gene encoding 50S ribosomal protein L1: MAKLTKKQKVAYDKFDKTQSYSLKDASALVKEITSVNFDASIDLAVRLGVDPRKANQMVRGVVTLPHGTGKDVKVLALVTPDKEADAKEAGADYVGLDEYLQKIKGGWTDVDVIITMPSVMGKLGPLGRILGPRGLMPNPKTGTVTMDVARAVKEVKAGKIDFKVDKTGIVHAAIAKVSFDANKIAENADELLQTILKLRPTAAKGTYVKSIYLSSTMSPGISIDAKSVN, translated from the coding sequence ATGGCAAAATTAACTAAAAAGCAAAAAGTAGCATATGATAAGTTTGATAAAACTCAATCTTATTCATTAAAAGACGCTTCTGCTTTAGTAAAAGAAATTACTTCTGTGAATTTTGATGCATCTATTGATTTAGCTGTTAGATTAGGAGTAGATCCTCGTAAAGCAAATCAAATGGTTAGAGGGGTAGTAACATTACCTCACGGAACTGGTAAAGATGTTAAAGTATTAGCATTAGTAACTCCAGATAAAGAAGCCGATGCAAAAGAAGCAGGAGCTGATTATGTTGGATTAGACGAATACCTTCAAAAAATAAAAGGAGGATGGACAGATGTTGACGTTATTATTACAATGCCTAGTGTTATGGGTAAATTAGGTCCTTTAGGTCGTATTTTAGGACCAAGAGGTTTAATGCCTAACCCAAAAACAGGTACTGTAACTATGGATGTTGCAAGAGCTGTAAAAGAAGTAAAAGCTGGTAAAATAGACTTTAAAGTTGATAAAACGGGTATTGTACACGCTGCAATAGCAAAAGTATCATTTGATGCTAATAAAATTGCTGAAAATGCAGATGAGTTATTGCAAACAATATTAAAGTTGAGACCAACTGCAGCAAAAGGAACGTATGTTAAAAGTATTTACTTATCTAGTACTATGAGTCCAGGAATAAGTATAGATGCTAAATCAGTTAATTAA
- the rpoB gene encoding DNA-directed RNA polymerase subunit beta, translated as MATKKFTERINFASAKLVMEYPDFLDIQVKSFQDFFQLKTKADERSTEGLYKTFLDNFPITDTRNNFVLEFIDYFVDPPRYSIQECIERGLTYCVPLKARLKLYCTDPEHEDFETIVQDVYLGTIPYMTHSGTFCINGAERVVVSQLHRSPGVFFGQSFHANGTKLYSARVIPFKGSWIEFATDINQVMYAYIDRKKKLPVTTLFRAIGYERDKDILEIFDLAEEVKVSKSGLKKVLGRKLAARVLKTWFEDFVDEDTGEVVSIERNEIVLDRDTILEKDQIEEIIESGSKTILLHKENNEMADYAIIHNTLQKDPTNSEKEAVEHIYRQLRNAEPPDFETAKGIIDKLFFSEQRYNLGEVGRYRMNKKLNLNEDINQKVLTKLDIITIIKNLIKLVNSKAEVDDIDHLSNRRVRTVGEQLASQFGVGLSRMARTIRERMNVRDNEVFTPIDLINAKTLSSVINSFFGTNQLSQFMDQTNPLAEITHKRRLSALGPGGLSRERAGFEVRDVHYTHYGRLCPIETPEGPNIGLISSLAVFAKVNNLGFIETPYREVNKGIVDTVNKPKYLSAEEEEGKKFAQSNLPLDENGKFTEEKVIVREEADYPVVEPTKVNYMDVAPNQIASISASLIPFLEHDDANRALMGSNMMRQAVPLMKPESPIVGTGLERRVAKDSRILMNAEGAGLVKYVDANTIEIKYDRTDEDRIVSFDGDSKTYNLIKFRKTNQGTSINLKPIVKKGDRVEKGQVLCEGYATQNGELALGRNMKVAFMPWKGYNFEDAIVISEKVVKEDIFTSIHIDEYSMDVRDTKLGAEELTNDIPNVSEEATKDLDENGMIRIGAEVKPGDILIGKITPKGESDPTPEEKLLRAIFGDKAGDVKDASLKASPSLRGIVIDKKLFERAVKDKSKRAQDKISIANLESKYTAKFEELRSVLTDKLFSLISGKTSQGVLNDLGEEILQKGKKYTLKMLNSVPDFAYLTKGTWTTDSHLNKLVVELIHNYKIKVNDLQGGLRREKFTVSVGDELPAGILKLAKVYVAKKRKLKVGDKMAGRHGNKGIVARIVRQEDMPFLEDGTPVDIVLNPLGVPSRMNIGQIYETVLGWAGQKTGQKFATPIFDGATIDEIDKLTDEAGVPQYGHTYLYDGGTGERFDQKATVGVIYMIKLGHMIDDKMHARSIGPYSLITQQPLGGKAQFGGQRFGEMEVWALEAYGASSTLREILTVKSDDVLGRAKTYEAIVKGDPMPEPGLPESFNVLMHELRGLGLDVRLEE; from the coding sequence TTGGCCACAAAAAAATTCACCGAAAGAATAAACTTTGCATCAGCAAAATTGGTAATGGAATATCCAGATTTTCTAGATATTCAAGTGAAATCATTTCAAGATTTTTTCCAACTTAAAACCAAAGCTGACGAACGAAGTACCGAAGGATTATATAAAACCTTCCTTGACAACTTCCCAATTACTGATACTCGAAACAATTTTGTACTAGAGTTTATAGATTATTTTGTAGATCCTCCTAGATATTCTATCCAAGAATGTATAGAAAGAGGTTTAACCTACTGTGTTCCTTTAAAAGCACGTCTAAAATTATACTGTACAGATCCAGAACATGAAGATTTTGAAACAATAGTACAAGATGTTTATCTTGGTACAATTCCTTATATGACTCACAGTGGTACTTTTTGTATTAATGGAGCAGAAAGAGTTGTTGTTTCTCAATTGCATCGTTCACCAGGAGTATTTTTTGGACAGTCGTTCCACGCAAACGGAACAAAATTATATTCAGCAAGAGTAATTCCTTTTAAGGGTTCTTGGATTGAGTTTGCAACAGATATCAATCAAGTAATGTATGCTTACATTGATAGAAAGAAAAAATTACCTGTAACTACGCTATTTAGAGCTATTGGTTACGAAAGAGATAAAGACATTCTTGAAATTTTTGATCTTGCAGAAGAAGTGAAGGTTTCAAAAAGTGGACTTAAAAAAGTTTTAGGCAGAAAATTAGCAGCACGTGTATTAAAAACTTGGTTTGAAGACTTTGTTGATGAAGATACCGGTGAAGTTGTTTCTATTGAAAGAAATGAAATTGTATTAGATAGAGATACAATTTTAGAAAAAGACCAAATTGAAGAAATTATTGAGTCTGGTTCTAAAACCATTTTGCTTCATAAAGAGAATAACGAAATGGCAGATTATGCAATTATTCATAATACGCTACAGAAAGATCCAACAAACTCCGAAAAAGAAGCTGTTGAACACATCTACAGGCAATTGCGTAATGCTGAACCGCCAGATTTTGAAACGGCAAAAGGTATTATAGACAAATTATTCTTTTCTGAACAACGTTATAACTTAGGTGAGGTTGGACGTTATAGAATGAACAAAAAGTTAAACCTGAATGAAGATATCAATCAAAAAGTTTTAACAAAATTAGATATTATTACCATTATCAAAAACTTGATAAAACTGGTAAACTCTAAAGCTGAAGTAGATGATATTGATCATTTATCTAACCGTCGTGTACGTACAGTTGGAGAGCAATTAGCAAGTCAATTTGGCGTAGGTTTATCTCGTATGGCTCGTACTATACGTGAACGTATGAATGTGCGTGATAATGAGGTGTTTACACCTATAGATTTGATTAATGCGAAGACATTATCATCTGTTATAAACTCATTTTTTGGAACAAATCAGCTATCTCAATTTATGGATCAAACAAATCCATTGGCTGAGATTACACATAAAAGAAGATTATCAGCTTTAGGCCCTGGAGGCTTATCTAGAGAAAGAGCTGGGTTTGAGGTGCGTGATGTTCACTATACACATTATGGTCGTTTATGCCCAATTGAAACTCCTGAGGGACCAAATATTGGTTTAATTTCATCTTTGGCAGTTTTTGCAAAAGTGAATAATTTAGGATTTATAGAAACTCCTTATAGAGAAGTTAATAAAGGTATTGTAGACACTGTTAACAAACCAAAGTATCTTAGTGCTGAAGAAGAAGAAGGAAAGAAATTTGCACAATCTAATCTTCCTTTAGATGAAAATGGAAAATTTACTGAAGAAAAAGTAATCGTTCGTGAAGAAGCTGACTATCCGGTAGTTGAGCCTACAAAGGTTAATTATATGGATGTGGCACCAAATCAAATCGCGTCAATATCAGCTTCATTAATTCCGTTTTTAGAGCATGATGATGCCAACCGTGCATTGATGGGGTCAAATATGATGCGTCAAGCTGTACCTTTAATGAAACCAGAATCTCCAATTGTTGGTACTGGTTTAGAACGTAGAGTAGCAAAAGATTCTCGAATATTAATGAATGCAGAAGGAGCTGGTTTGGTAAAATATGTTGATGCAAATACCATTGAAATTAAATATGACAGAACTGATGAAGATCGTATTGTAAGTTTTGATGGAGATAGTAAAACATACAATTTAATTAAGTTTAGAAAAACAAACCAAGGAACTTCAATTAACTTAAAACCTATTGTTAAAAAAGGAGATAGAGTTGAAAAAGGGCAGGTGCTTTGTGAAGGGTATGCTACACAAAACGGTGAATTAGCACTAGGTAGAAATATGAAAGTTGCCTTTATGCCTTGGAAAGGATATAACTTTGAAGATGCAATTGTAATTTCTGAAAAAGTTGTAAAAGAAGATATCTTTACATCTATTCATATTGATGAATATTCAATGGATGTTAGAGATACTAAATTAGGTGCTGAAGAATTAACAAATGATATTCCAAATGTTTCAGAAGAAGCTACAAAAGATTTAGATGAAAATGGAATGATTCGTATTGGTGCCGAAGTAAAACCAGGAGATATTTTAATTGGTAAAATTACACCAAAAGGAGAATCTGATCCTACACCAGAAGAAAAATTACTAAGAGCTATTTTTGGGGATAAAGCAGGTGATGTGAAAGATGCTTCTTTAAAAGCTTCACCATCACTAAGAGGTATTGTTATAGATAAAAAATTATTTGAACGTGCCGTAAAAGATAAATCTAAACGAGCACAAGATAAAATTAGCATTGCCAACTTAGAGAGTAAATATACTGCGAAATTTGAAGAATTACGTTCTGTATTAACAGATAAATTGTTTTCACTAATAAGTGGAAAAACTTCGCAGGGAGTATTAAACGATTTAGGAGAGGAAATACTTCAAAAAGGGAAAAAGTATACTTTAAAAATGTTAAATTCTGTTCCAGATTTTGCCTATTTAACGAAAGGTACTTGGACTACGGATAGTCATCTTAATAAATTAGTTGTTGAATTAATTCACAACTACAAAATTAAAGTGAATGACTTACAAGGAGGTTTAAGACGTGAAAAATTTACAGTTTCAGTTGGTGATGAGTTACCTGCAGGAATTTTAAAATTAGCAAAAGTATACGTTGCTAAAAAACGTAAATTAAAAGTAGGTGATAAAATGGCAGGACGACATGGTAACAAAGGTATTGTTGCCCGTATTGTTCGTCAAGAAGACATGCCTTTCTTAGAAGATGGAACTCCAGTTGATATTGTATTAAATCCATTAGGTGTACCATCACGTATGAATATTGGACAGATTTATGAAACTGTTCTTGGATGGGCAGGTCAAAAAACGGGACAAAAGTTTGCAACACCTATTTTTGATGGTGCAACTATTGATGAAATTGATAAACTAACTGATGAAGCAGGAGTACCACAATATGGACACACATACTTATATGATGGAGGAACAGGGGAACGATTTGATCAAAAAGCCACAGTTGGTGTTATTTATATGATTAAATTAGGTCATATGATTGATGATAAAATGCACGCACGTTCAATAGGTCCTTATTCATTAATTACGCAACAACCACTTGGTGGTAAAGCACAATTTGGAGGTCAACGTTTTGGAGAAATGGAAGTTTGGGCACTTGAAGCTTATGGGGCATCAAGTACTTTACGTGAAATTTTGACAGTAAAATCGGATGATGTTTTAGGAAGAGCTAAAACATATGAAGCTATTGTTAAAGGAGATCCAATGCCAGAACCAGGTTTACCAGAGTCATTTAACGTATTAATGCACGAGCTTAGAGGCCTTGGATTAGACGTTAGATTAGAAGAATAA